From a region of the Ptychodera flava strain L36383 unplaced genomic scaffold, AS_Pfla_20210202 Scaffold_66__1_contigs__length_654902_pilon, whole genome shotgun sequence genome:
- the LOC139128727 gene encoding igLON family member 5-like translates to MSSDTPEVNIADKRNNITIEGRTYTQSCSADGNPSPRVYWQSFDGMVQNGNNLQISSISRTQQGLYTCYANNTFWDGSAAIGNDSVMVTVQYPPTIRTPPSAAIKEGAKVTLNCTMVEANPMTVNFIWELNDGTTFTEPIVDLYGVTREFTGIHMCTGTNTFYDNTQGTGSADLDLDVQCKGTDKWAFDRTRLLLIFNYLLDLSLPIRYLI, encoded by the exons ATGTCGTCTG ACACGCCGGAAGTCAACATCGCCGACAAGAGGAATAACATCACCATAGAGGGCCGGACGTACACGCAGAGCTGTTCCGCCGATGGCAACCCGAGCCCCAGGGTATATTGGCAGAGCTTCGACGGCATGGTGCAGAACGGCAACAACCTGCAGATATCAAGTATTTCCCGAACCCAGCAAGGGTTATATACATGCTACGCAAACAACACTTTCTGGGACGGATCAGCGGCTATTGGAAATGACTCAGTCATGGTAACAGTGCAGT ATCCCCCGACGATAAGAACACCGCCCTCAGCGGCCATTAAAGAAGGCGCAAAGGTGACACTGAATTGCACCATGGTAGAAGCCAATCCGATGACGGTCAACTTTATATGGGAACTCAATGACGGCACAACCTTCACAGAACCAATCGTAGACCTGTATGGCGTCACAAGAGAGTTCACGGGCATACACATGTGTACTGGCACCAACACGTTTTACGATAACACACAGGGAACCGGCAGCGCCGACCTTGATCTTGATGTCCAGTGTAAGGGAACTGACAAATGGGCATTCGATAGAACAAGATTACTCCTTATATTCAATTATTTGTTAGATTTAAGTTTACCTATCCGATATTTAATCTGA